One segment of Phragmites australis chromosome 13, lpPhrAust1.1, whole genome shotgun sequence DNA contains the following:
- the LOC133887704 gene encoding UDP-glycosyltransferase 82A1-like, with translation MGAEAAMIQTAVLLVPFPAQGHVTPMLHLARALAAHGAAATVAVPDFIHRRIAGIVEGGDGVELASIPSGITEGSGAGNDETPGFGAIAQAMEHHMPAHLERMLTRRRPAVACVVVDVLASWAIPVAARCGVPATGFWPAMLASYRVVAAIPELMEKGLISESGTPISPSNQSDNEQIIQDQMIRGLKILPAQVELRTKELPWLVGDSVTQKSRFAFWLQTLHRARSFRAVLVNSFPDEAGEDVGHLSKQSPRILPVGPALLPGLGSSAERTKGSTDAVASPQPCSNKNPSMWRADSSCIGWLDAQRAGSVVYVSFGSWVGPIGPDKIRELALGLEATGRPFLWALKRDPSWRAGLPDGFAERIAAAGRGKVVDWAPQEDVLRHRAVGCYLTHCGWNSTLEAVQHGVRLLCYPVSGDQFINCAYITGLWEIGLKLGSMSRDDVKDRIARIMEGDDGRRLQENVRLLREKVVTTEARRSADRNVRSFVDEIKKDQPLLMQIYSVL, from the exons ATGGGGGCCGAGGCAGCGATGATCCAGACCGCCGTACTCCTCGTGCCGTTCCCGGCGCAGGGCCACGTCACGCCCATGCTGCACCTGGCGCGCGCCCTCGCCGCGCACGGCGCCGCGGCCACCGTCGCCGTCCCGGACTTCATCCACCGCCGCATCGCCGGCATCGTggagggcggcgacggcgtggaGCTCGCGTCCATCCCCAGCGGCATCACGGAGGGCAGCGGCGCTGGCAACGACGAGACCCCAGGGTTCGGCGCCATCGCGCAGGCCATGGAGCACCACATGCCCGCGCACCTGGAGCGCATGCTGACACGCCGCCGGCCGGCCGTCGCCTGCGTCGTCGTCGACGTGCTGGCGTCGTGGGCCATCCCCGTGGCCGCGCGCTGCGGCGTGCCGGCCACCGGGTTCTGGCCCGCGATGCTCGCCAGCTACCGCGTCGTGGCCGCCATCCCCGAGCTCATGGAGAAGGGGCTCATCTCGGAATCTG GTACACCTATCTCGCCGTCGAATCAATCCGACAACGAGCAAATCATTCAGGACCAGATGATCCGAGGCCTCAAGATTCTGCCGGCGCAGGTGGAGCTGCGCACCAAGGAGCTGCCGTGGCTCGTCGGCGACTCGGTCACCCAGAAGTCGAGGTTCGCCTTCTGGCTCCAGACCTTGCACCGCGCGAGGAGCTTCCGCGCGGTCCTCGTCAACTCCTTCCCCGACGAGGCCGGCGAGGATGTCGGGCACCTGTCAAAACAGAGTCCACGGATCCTCCCAGTAGGGCCGGCGTTGCTACCTGGCCTCGGCAGCAGCGCCGAGCGCACGAAGGGCAGCACCGACGCCGTCGCTTCACCGCAACCGTGCAGCAACAAGAACCCCAGCATGTGGCGCGCGGACTCGAGCTGCATCGGGTGGCTGGACGCGCAGCGCGCGGGGTCGGTGGTGTACGTCTCGTTCGGCAGCTGGGTCGGGCCGATCGGGCCCGACAAGATCCGGGAGCTCGCGCTGGGGCTGGAGGCCACGGGTCGCCCGTTCCTGTGGGCGCTCAAGAGAGACCCCTCGTGGCGCGCGGGCCTTCCCGACGGGTTCGCCGAGCGCATCGCGGCCGCGGGGCGCGGCAAGGTGGTGGACTGGGCGCCGCAGGAGGACGTGCTCAGGCACCGCGCCGTCGGGTGCTACCTCACGCACTGCGGCTGGAACTCGACGCTCGAGGCCGTGCAGCACGGGGTGCGGCTGCTGTGCTACCCGGTCTCCGGGGACCAGTTCATTAACTGCGCGTACATCACCGGCCTGTGGGAGATCGGGCTCAAGCTCGGCAGCATGAGCAGAGACGACGTGAAGGACCGCATCGCGAGGATCATGGAAGGCGACGACGGGAGGCGTTTGCAGGAGAATGTCAGGTTGCTACGGGAGAAAGTCGTGACGACGGAGGCGAGGCGCTCGGCGGACAGAAACGTCAGGTCTTTCGTGGACGAGATTAAGAAGGATCAGCCGCTGTTGATGCAAATATACAGCGTATTGTAG